A portion of the Pseudomonas koreensis genome contains these proteins:
- a CDS encoding 3'-5' exonuclease, protein MSLFSWLRPASPVVPAAFAQRLAQLPSITELSACSLREQRWVVLDLETTGLNINRDRVLSIGAVVIEDGAIDFRQQFERTLQCRELKLSPSVLIHGLGPNAIAAGSDPAEALLELLEFIGDSPVLAFHAPFDQHMLGRALKEHLGHKLQQVFLDVADIAPLLCPQAQIREAGLDEWIEWFRLQVFERHNASADALATAELALILFSRARAQQIDSPLQLQQRLSQWKRRQQTHSF, encoded by the coding sequence ATGAGCCTGTTTTCCTGGCTGCGCCCGGCCAGTCCCGTCGTGCCGGCCGCGTTTGCGCAGCGACTGGCGCAATTGCCGAGCATCACCGAGCTGAGCGCATGCAGCCTGCGCGAGCAGCGCTGGGTGGTGCTGGATCTGGAAACCACCGGCCTTAACATCAACAGGGACCGTGTGTTGTCGATCGGCGCCGTGGTGATCGAGGACGGCGCGATCGATTTCCGCCAGCAGTTCGAAAGGACCTTGCAATGCCGGGAATTGAAGCTCAGCCCCAGCGTGCTGATTCATGGCCTCGGGCCGAATGCGATTGCCGCGGGTAGTGATCCGGCGGAAGCATTGCTGGAGTTGCTGGAGTTCATCGGCGACAGTCCGGTGCTGGCTTTTCATGCGCCGTTCGATCAGCACATGCTCGGGCGTGCCCTGAAGGAACATCTGGGGCATAAGCTGCAGCAGGTGTTTCTGGATGTGGCGGACATTGCGCCGCTGCTGTGTCCGCAGGCACAGATTCGCGAGGCCGGGCTGGATGAGTGGATCGAGTGGTTTCGCCTTCAAGTGTTCGAACGGCATAACGCCAGTGCCGATGCATTGGCCACGGCGGAACTGGCATTGATTCTGTTCAGCCGGGCGCGGGCGCAGCAGATTGACAGCCCGTTGCAGCTGCAGCAGCGGTTGAGTCAGTGGAAGCGCAGGCAACAAACTCACTCTTTCTAG
- a CDS encoding response regulator yields MSDHDILSDAEREALSAVMLEPDLPPQRVLIVDDDKDARELLSEILALDGIHCMTAASGETALKMLEQKPSIGLVITDLRMGNVDGLDLIRQVRESVRAAMPIIIVSGDADVKDAIAAMHLSVVDFLLKPIDTGKLLGLVKHELGIEP; encoded by the coding sequence ATGTCCGACCACGATATTTTGAGCGACGCCGAGCGTGAAGCGCTCAGCGCAGTAATGCTCGAACCCGATCTGCCGCCGCAGCGTGTGTTGATCGTCGACGACGACAAGGACGCCCGCGAGCTGTTGTCGGAGATTCTCGCGCTCGATGGCATTCATTGCATGACCGCAGCCAGCGGTGAAACGGCGCTGAAAATGCTTGAGCAAAAGCCCTCGATCGGGCTGGTCATTACCGATTTGCGCATGGGCAATGTCGATGGCCTCGACCTGATCCGCCAGGTGCGCGAATCGGTGCGCGCAGCGATGCCGATCATTATTGTGTCGGGCGATGCCGATGTGAAAGACGCGATCGCGGCGATGCATCTGAGCGTGGTGGATTTTCTGCTCAAGCCGATTGATACGGGGAAGTTGTTGGGTTTGGTGAAACACGAATTGGGTATAGAACCCTAG
- a CDS encoding putative nucleotidyltransferase substrate binding domain-containing protein, protein MSKADAFTQAGKTAVLQNIQGTLQFLQRFPPFNQMEHAHLAYLVEQCQLRFFAQGESIIKPADGPVEHFHIVKQGRVVGERQHITRPGTETTFEITTGECFPLAALLGERATRTEHLAGEDTFCLQLNKLAFIKLFALSSTFRDFALRGVSSLLDQVNQQVQQKAVETLGTQYSLNTRLGELAMRHPVTCSADTPLREAVKLMHEQQVGSIVAVDEHKAPLGIFTLRDLRHVVAEGVGDFSDAIEQHMTRSPFCLSPDHSAFDAAIAMTERHIAHVCLVKDQRLCGVVSERDLFSLQRVDLVHLARTIRSAQRVEQLVTLRGEIGQLVERMLAHGASSTQITHIITLLNDHTVCRVIELTLAEKGDPGVPFSWLCFGSEGRREQTLHTDQDNGILFDARDAAHAAEIRGKLLPIAQHINQSLAQCGFTLCKGNVMAGNPELCLSRAEWARRFAAFIREATPENLLGSSIYFDLRVVWGDEQGCEQLRRGILDQVGDNRLFQRMLAENALRNRPPVGRFREFVLARKNGEKATLDLKIQGLTPFVDGARLLALANGIDANNTLERFRQLVDKEVIEPLDGAAYEEAYHFIQQTRMQQHQLQTRENQPYSNRVDPDSLNHLDRRILRESLRQAQRLQSSLTLRYQL, encoded by the coding sequence ATGAGCAAAGCGGACGCCTTCACCCAGGCAGGGAAAACCGCGGTTTTGCAGAATATTCAGGGCACCCTGCAATTCCTTCAGCGCTTCCCGCCCTTCAATCAGATGGAACACGCCCACCTCGCCTATCTGGTGGAGCAATGTCAGCTGCGTTTTTTTGCCCAGGGCGAGAGCATCATCAAACCGGCCGACGGCCCGGTCGAACACTTTCACATCGTCAAACAGGGTCGGGTGGTCGGCGAACGCCAGCACATCACCAGGCCCGGCACCGAGACCACGTTCGAAATCACCACCGGCGAATGCTTTCCGCTGGCGGCGCTGCTCGGTGAGCGCGCCACACGCACCGAGCACCTCGCCGGCGAAGACACCTTCTGCCTGCAACTGAACAAACTGGCGTTCATCAAACTGTTCGCCCTCTCCAGCACCTTCCGCGACTTCGCCCTGCGCGGGGTCAGCAGCCTGCTCGATCAGGTCAACCAGCAAGTGCAACAAAAAGCCGTGGAAACCCTCGGCACTCAGTACTCGCTGAACACCCGCCTCGGTGAACTTGCGATGCGCCATCCGGTGACTTGCAGCGCCGATACGCCACTGCGTGAAGCGGTGAAGCTGATGCACGAGCAACAGGTCGGCAGCATCGTCGCGGTTGACGAGCACAAGGCGCCGCTGGGAATTTTCACCCTGCGCGATTTGCGCCATGTGGTGGCCGAAGGTGTCGGCGATTTCAGCGACGCCATCGAACAGCACATGACCCGATCGCCGTTTTGTCTGTCGCCGGATCACAGCGCATTCGATGCGGCGATCGCCATGACCGAGCGGCATATCGCCCACGTGTGTCTGGTCAAGGATCAGCGCCTGTGCGGGGTGGTTTCCGAACGTGACCTGTTCTCCCTGCAACGGGTCGATCTGGTGCATCTGGCCCGGACCATCCGCAGCGCGCAACGGGTCGAACAACTGGTGACCCTGCGCGGCGAGATCGGCCAACTGGTCGAACGCATGCTCGCTCACGGCGCGTCGTCGACGCAGATCACCCACATCATTACGTTGCTCAACGATCACACGGTGTGCCGGGTGATCGAACTGACTCTTGCGGAAAAAGGCGACCCGGGGGTGCCGTTCAGTTGGCTGTGTTTCGGCAGCGAGGGCCGGCGCGAGCAGACACTGCACACCGATCAGGACAACGGCATTCTCTTCGACGCCCGCGATGCGGCGCACGCGGCGGAGATTCGCGGCAAGCTGCTGCCGATCGCCCAGCATATCAACCAGAGCCTGGCGCAGTGCGGCTTCACCCTGTGCAAGGGCAACGTCATGGCCGGCAATCCCGAGCTGTGCTTGTCGCGGGCCGAGTGGGCGCGGCGCTTTGCGGCGTTCATCCGTGAAGCCACGCCGGAGAACCTGCTGGGCTCAAGCATTTATTTCGACCTGCGCGTGGTCTGGGGCGATGAGCAAGGCTGCGAGCAATTGCGCCGGGGCATTCTCGATCAGGTCGGTGACAACCGTTTGTTCCAGCGCATGCTCGCCGAAAATGCCCTGCGCAATCGCCCCCCGGTCGGGCGTTTCCGCGAATTCGTGCTGGCCCGCAAGAACGGCGAGAAGGCCACGCTGGACCTGAAAATCCAGGGTTTGACGCCGTTCGTCGACGGCGCCCGCCTGCTGGCGCTGGCCAATGGCATCGACGCCAACAACACCCTCGAACGCTTCCGCCAACTGGTGGATAAAGAAGTTATCGAGCCACTCGACGGCGCGGCGTATGAAGAGGCCTATCACTTCATTCAGCAAACGCGGATGCAGCAGCACCAGCTGCAGACCCGGGAGAACCAGCCGTACTCCAACCGCGTCGATCCTGACAGCCTCAATCACCTCGACCGGCGCATCCTGCGCGAATCCCTGCGGCAGGCGCAGCGCCTGCAAAGCAGCCTGACGTTGCGGTATCAGCTATGA
- a CDS encoding TonB-dependent siderophore receptor, with amino-acid sequence MSRSPDTLLRPSLLAFAIAFGTPLISTALLAAEQASSVRAYNLPAAPLSTTLNQIASQGGLALSLNPALAAGKTSAPVNGQYDAAGALRAALRGTGLQLEQSSAGTYTLVAVPEGTLALPETAVIGVENLESAWGPVEGYTATRTAAGTKTDTALVEAPRSISVATRQQMDDRSVHSLDDAVRYMPGITASSYGSDTRADWLRVRGFEPTQFLDGLPLPKGVYANPKQETWNLDRLALLRGPASSVYGQTPPGGLLDMVSRRPSAEASSEIQLQYGSDNHRQINFASTGKIDEAGQFLYGLSGVVRDSDTQIDHIDNKRYNIAPSLTWNIDDDTRFTLLTQFTRDDTGVTSQFYPIQGTRIDMPFGKISHHKNLGDPDYDYYDRTYYALGYAFEHRLNDVWQFKQNLRYTKSDLSFQTVTVNSYNPSFAGFTVDDQGNVGRSTTNADEDISQFAVDNNFQADFATGDIRHTLLLGLDHQRSNTNYTSIFGSAPSINVNNPVYGQPIVRPARSTAFYDYNQKTYQTGLYVQDQMALDQWRLTLGGREDWVHTSTEFFNKGDATNTQRDKQFSGNAALSYVFDNGFVPYLSYAESFQPTTGADATSTGSLKPTEGKQWELGIKYQPPGSKTLLSAAVYDLTQKNVAVNTFVNNVSVTSQTGEVKVKGLELEAVSDVTDNLKVIAAYTLAKSEVQKGVDKGNRLQLMPNQQASLWTDYTWHSGVLDGFGVGAGVRYTGNTYGDKANTWLGKADAYTVFDASVHYDLGRLDNSLKGASLAVNATNLFDKDYISTCDSFYCYYGDQRSVVASATYKW; translated from the coding sequence ATGTCCCGTTCGCCAGACACCTTGTTGCGCCCCAGTCTGCTGGCTTTTGCCATCGCTTTCGGCACGCCGCTGATCAGCACTGCGTTGCTCGCCGCGGAGCAAGCGTCCAGCGTGCGCGCCTACAACCTGCCGGCGGCGCCACTGTCGACCACGCTGAACCAGATCGCCAGCCAGGGCGGCCTCGCCCTGTCGTTGAATCCGGCACTGGCAGCAGGCAAGACCTCGGCGCCGGTCAATGGCCAGTACGACGCCGCCGGCGCCCTGCGCGCGGCGTTGCGCGGCACCGGTCTGCAACTGGAGCAAAGCAGCGCTGGCACCTACACCCTGGTGGCCGTGCCGGAAGGTACGCTGGCCCTGCCGGAAACCGCGGTCATCGGCGTGGAAAATCTGGAAAGTGCCTGGGGCCCCGTCGAAGGCTACACCGCGACCCGCACCGCCGCTGGCACCAAGACCGACACCGCACTGGTCGAAGCACCGCGTTCGATCTCTGTTGCCACGCGCCAGCAAATGGACGACCGCAGCGTGCACAGCCTCGACGATGCCGTGCGCTACATGCCGGGCATCACCGCCAGCAGCTACGGCAGCGACACCCGGGCCGACTGGCTGCGCGTGCGCGGCTTTGAACCGACCCAGTTCCTCGATGGCCTGCCGCTGCCCAAAGGCGTGTACGCCAACCCGAAACAGGAAACCTGGAACCTCGACCGCCTCGCCCTGCTCCGTGGCCCGGCCTCGTCGGTGTACGGCCAGACCCCGCCGGGCGGTTTGCTCGACATGGTCAGCCGTCGCCCGAGCGCCGAGGCCAGCAGCGAAATCCAGCTGCAATACGGCAGCGACAATCACCGCCAGATCAACTTCGCCAGCACCGGCAAGATCGATGAGGCCGGGCAGTTCCTCTATGGCCTCAGCGGCGTGGTGCGCGACAGCGATACGCAAATCGACCACATCGACAACAAGCGCTACAACATCGCACCGAGCCTGACCTGGAACATCGACGACGACACCAGGTTCACTCTGCTGACGCAGTTCACCCGCGACGATACCGGCGTCACCAGCCAGTTTTATCCGATCCAGGGCACCAGGATCGACATGCCATTTGGCAAGATTTCCCATCACAAAAACCTGGGCGATCCCGACTACGATTATTACGACCGCACCTATTACGCGCTTGGTTATGCCTTCGAACATCGGCTCAACGATGTCTGGCAGTTCAAGCAGAATCTGCGCTACACCAAATCTGACCTGTCGTTCCAGACCGTCACCGTCAACAGTTACAACCCGTCGTTTGCCGGATTTACCGTGGACGATCAGGGCAATGTCGGTCGCAGCACCACCAACGCCGATGAAGACATCAGCCAGTTCGCCGTGGACAACAACTTCCAGGCCGACTTCGCCACGGGTGATATCCGCCACACCTTGCTGCTGGGTCTCGATCATCAGCGCAGCAACACCAACTACACGTCAATCTTCGGTTCGGCGCCGAGCATCAACGTCAACAATCCGGTCTACGGCCAGCCGATCGTACGTCCGGCGCGCTCCACTGCGTTTTACGATTACAACCAGAAGACCTACCAGACCGGTCTCTACGTGCAGGACCAGATGGCTCTCGACCAGTGGCGCCTGACCCTCGGCGGGCGTGAAGACTGGGTGCACACCAGCACCGAATTCTTCAACAAGGGTGACGCCACCAATACCCAGCGTGACAAGCAGTTCAGCGGCAATGCGGCGCTCAGCTACGTCTTCGACAACGGCTTCGTGCCGTACCTGTCCTACGCCGAATCGTTCCAGCCGACTACGGGCGCCGACGCCACCTCGACCGGCTCGCTCAAGCCGACCGAAGGCAAGCAATGGGAACTGGGCATCAAATACCAGCCGCCGGGCAGCAAGACCCTGCTGAGCGCCGCCGTGTATGACCTGACCCAAAAGAACGTCGCGGTGAACACCTTCGTCAATAACGTCTCGGTGACCAGCCAGACCGGTGAAGTGAAGGTCAAAGGGCTGGAGCTGGAAGCCGTGTCCGACGTTACCGACAACCTGAAAGTCATCGCCGCCTACACCCTGGCCAAATCCGAAGTGCAAAAAGGTGTCGACAAGGGCAACCGCCTGCAACTGATGCCCAACCAGCAAGCCTCGCTGTGGACCGACTACACCTGGCACAGCGGCGTGCTCGACGGTTTCGGCGTTGGCGCCGGCGTGCGCTACACCGGCAACACCTACGGCGACAAGGCCAACACCTGGCTGGGCAAGGCCGATGCCTATACCGTGTTCGACGCCAGCGTGCATTATGATCTGGGCCGTCTGGACAACAGCCTCAAAGGTGCGTCGCTGGCGGTGAACGCGACCAACCTGTTCGACAAGGACTACATTTCCACCTGCGACAGCTTCTACTGCTACTACGGCGACCAGCGCAGTGTCGTCGCCAGCGCCACTTACAAGTGGTAA
- a CDS encoding RNA polymerase sigma factor, whose protein sequence is MYRDHRGWLLAWLRRNVACPQRAEDLSQDTFVRLLNRDELLTPREPRAFLVAIAKGLLFDYFRRAALEQAYLTELMLIPEGEQPSVEEQQMILDDLKAIDRLLGKLSTKARAAFLYNRLDGLSHAEIAGKLGVSVPRVRQYLAQGLRQCYIALYGEPT, encoded by the coding sequence ATGTATCGCGACCATCGCGGTTGGCTGCTGGCGTGGTTGCGGCGCAATGTGGCGTGCCCGCAGCGCGCCGAGGATTTGAGTCAGGACACGTTCGTGCGCCTGCTCAACCGCGACGAATTGCTGACGCCGCGCGAGCCGCGGGCGTTTCTGGTGGCGATCGCCAAAGGCCTGTTGTTCGACTACTTCCGCCGCGCCGCGCTGGAACAGGCCTACCTCACCGAACTGATGCTGATCCCCGAGGGCGAACAGCCATCGGTGGAAGAACAGCAAATGATCCTCGACGACCTCAAAGCCATCGATCGCCTGCTCGGCAAGTTGTCGACTAAGGCTCGTGCGGCCTTCCTGTATAACCGCCTCGACGGCCTCAGCCACGCCGAGATCGCCGGCAAACTCGGCGTCTCGGTGCCGCGCGTGCGCCAGTATCTGGCCCAAGGCCTGCGCCAGTGCTACATCGCCCTTTACGGTGAGCCGACATGA
- a CDS encoding FecR domain-containing protein: protein MTAASSRPVPAHVLDAAIAWQLTLDSSTALEREEFAKWHAAHEEHARAWRQLGMLDQRFSVAKGPARSALLQSREGIRRRIRKLGSGLASVVVIIGLGLFVSERYLPLDYWLADQRTATGEQRTVRLSDGTLLNLNTHSAVDVRFDDKRRLIVLQEGEILVETGHGDARPFIVETREGSMRALGTRFLVKREDDGTRLSVLQSAVAAHAQADPQEQILREGQQVLLRSDGLGSIVALAPGADAWTRGMLVVDNARLGDLVHELGRYRHGHLGVAPEVAELRITGSFPLHDTDKALSALLPTLPVQIERHTPYWVTVAKAETSSP from the coding sequence ATGACCGCGGCCAGTTCGCGCCCGGTGCCGGCCCATGTGCTGGACGCGGCGATTGCCTGGCAATTGACCCTCGATTCGAGCACCGCGCTGGAGCGCGAGGAGTTCGCCAAATGGCACGCGGCCCATGAAGAACACGCCCGCGCCTGGCGTCAGTTGGGCATGCTCGATCAGCGCTTCAGCGTCGCCAAGGGCCCGGCGCGCAGTGCGTTGCTGCAATCGCGCGAAGGCATCCGCCGGCGCATACGCAAACTCGGCAGCGGGCTGGCCAGTGTCGTCGTGATAATCGGTCTCGGTCTGTTTGTCAGTGAGCGTTATCTGCCGCTGGATTACTGGCTCGCCGATCAGCGTACGGCCACCGGCGAACAGCGCACCGTGCGCCTGTCCGACGGCACCCTGCTCAATCTCAATACCCACAGCGCGGTCGACGTGCGCTTCGATGACAAGCGCCGCTTGATCGTGTTGCAGGAAGGCGAAATCCTCGTCGAAACCGGGCATGGCGATGCGCGGCCGTTTATCGTCGAAACCCGCGAAGGCAGCATGCGCGCGCTGGGCACGCGGTTTCTGGTCAAGCGCGAGGACGATGGCACGCGCCTGAGCGTGTTGCAGTCGGCGGTCGCGGCGCATGCCCAGGCCGACCCGCAAGAACAGATTCTGCGCGAAGGCCAACAGGTGTTGCTGCGCAGTGACGGGCTGGGCTCGATCGTCGCCCTCGCCCCCGGCGCCGATGCCTGGACGCGCGGCATGCTGGTGGTCGACAACGCGCGGCTGGGCGATCTGGTGCATGAGTTGGGGCGCTACCGCCACGGGCATCTGGGCGTGGCGCCGGAAGTGGCCGAACTGCGGATTACCGGCAGCTTTCCGTTGCACGACACCGACAAGGCGCTGAGTGCATTGCTGCCGACCCTGCCGGTGCAGATCGAGCGGCATACGCCCTATTGGGTCACCGTGGCGAAGGCTGAGACCTCCTCCCCTTGA